GTCGCGACACGAGGCCGCGCGCAAAGAGGCCGGCATGCCCCTGTATCATTTCCAGATGATCGACCCGACGGGCGCCCGCCACGACATCAAGTCGTTGCAGCTCGCCGACATTGGCGCCGTCTGGCGCGAGATCGACGCCGTCGTCGCCGAACAGGCGCACGGCGGGCAGATTCGCGTCACCAACGAGACTGGCGGCATCGTGGTGCTGGTCGGCGTCTCCACCGCCCGCAGCCTTCGGGCCCGCCGCGCCGCCTGAAAGGCGGACGGCGGCGCCTCCCGTGGCGCCGCGGCGAAAATTTCGCTCGACGCCGCGGCGCGGGCAAGGCAAATTCCCCCGCATGTACCGCGCCACAACTTTCGACATTCAAATCACCGCGACCCCGATTTTCGCCCCCGAACGCAGCGACGCGGGAATCGGCCGCTATTTCTGGACCTACACGATCGAGATCGCCAATCAGGGCGACATCCAGGTGCAATTGCTCGAACGATTCTGGCGAATCACCGACGCCAATGGCCGGGTCGAGACCGTGAACGGCCCCGGCGTCGTCGGCGAAACGCCGATCATCGAACCGGGCGAGAGTTTCAGCTATACGTCGGGCTGCAGCCTCAATACCGCGTCCGGGCTGATGTCAGGGAGCTATCGCATGGTTGACGCCAATGGCCGCACCTTCGACGCGGAGATTCCCCCCTTTTCCCTCGACAGCCCGATGGAGCGGCGCATCCTGAACTGATCGGGCCCGTCCCTGCACGGCTCGCGCGAACTGGCGCGCATAATGCTTCGTGCATAATCCTTGGCGCATAATCCTTGGCGCGCATAATGCCTGGATGGAGAGGCGAGGACAGCCCTGCATGACCCACGACCCCGCCCTGGACCGCGCCATCGCCCTGCTCGACCGGCTGGTGTCCTTCGACACCGAATCCTCGCGCAGCAATCTCGGCCTCATCAATTTCGTCGAGGATTACCTGCTCGCTCTTGGCGCGAGCGTCATCCGCGTTCCCAACGCCCCGGGCGACAAGGCCGCGCTGTTTGCGACCTTCGGCCCGGCGACCGATGGCGGCGTCGTGCTCTCCGGCCATACCGACGTCGTGCCGGTCGCCGGACAGAAATGGACTTCGCCGCCCTTCGTCCTGCGCCGCGACGGCGACCGCCTCTACGGCCGGGGGACCTGCGACATGAAGGGCTTCGACGCCATCTGCCTCGCCATGGCGCCGGAATTCATGGCCGCGCCGTTGAAAAAGCCGATCCACATCATGCTCAGCTATGACGAGGAAACCACCTGCGCCGGCTGCCTCGACGCGATTCGCCGCTTCGGCCACGACCTGCCGCGCCCAGCGCTCGCCCTGATCGGCGAGCCGACGCTGATGCAGGTCGCCGACGCCCATAAGAGCGTCGCGACCTATCGCACCAGCGTCACCGGCCACGAGGCTCATTCGTCGAAGCCCTGGCTCGGCGTCAGCGCCGTCCATATCGCCTGCGAACTGGTCATGGCGCTGGAGCGCATCGGGCGCGAGCTTGAATCCGAACGCGACCCGCTCGGCCGGTTCGACCCGGCTTATTCGACCGTCCATGTCGGCGTCATCCAGGGCGGCACGGCGCGCAACATCATGGCGCGGCAATGCGATTTCTACTGGGAATTCCGCGGCCTGCCGCAGACGCCGCAGAACCGCGCTCTTGAGAAATTCGAGGCCTTTTGCGCGGCGCTCGCCGCCGAAAGGTTCGGGAATTTTCCCGCCGCGAAGATCGAAACCTTCGTCGAGACCGAGGCGCCCGGCCTGTGCGCCGACCCGGACTCCGCCGCCGCGACGCTTGCGATGAAGCTCGCCCAGGCCAATCACACCATCGCCGTGCCCTACGCCACCGAAGCCGGCCAGTTCCAGGCCAGCGGGCTCCCGGCGGTGATCTGCGGGCCCGGCAGCATCGACCAGGCCCATCAGCCCGATGAATTCATCGACATCGGCCAGCTCGCCGAAGGACTGGCCTTCCTGCGCCGCCTGGCCGGCCAGATGTCGAACTGAATTTCACTCCGCGCGCTTGCCGTCGTCGGCGATGAAGGCGAGGCGCAGCATATTGGTCGCGCCGGGCGTCCCGAACGGCACGCCGGCGATGATCAGGATGCGGTC
This genomic interval from Candidatus Rhodoblastus alkanivorans contains the following:
- the apaG gene encoding Co2+/Mg2+ efflux protein ApaG translates to MYRATTFDIQITATPIFAPERSDAGIGRYFWTYTIEIANQGDIQVQLLERFWRITDANGRVETVNGPGVVGETPIIEPGESFSYTSGCSLNTASGLMSGSYRMVDANGRTFDAEIPPFSLDSPMERRILN
- the argE gene encoding acetylornithine deacetylase, coding for MTHDPALDRAIALLDRLVSFDTESSRSNLGLINFVEDYLLALGASVIRVPNAPGDKAALFATFGPATDGGVVLSGHTDVVPVAGQKWTSPPFVLRRDGDRLYGRGTCDMKGFDAICLAMAPEFMAAPLKKPIHIMLSYDEETTCAGCLDAIRRFGHDLPRPALALIGEPTLMQVADAHKSVATYRTSVTGHEAHSSKPWLGVSAVHIACELVMALERIGRELESERDPLGRFDPAYSTVHVGVIQGGTARNIMARQCDFYWEFRGLPQTPQNRALEKFEAFCAALAAERFGNFPAAKIETFVETEAPGLCADPDSAAATLAMKLAQANHTIAVPYATEAGQFQASGLPAVICGPGSIDQAHQPDEFIDIGQLAEGLAFLRRLAGQMSN